In the genome of Flavobacterium panacagri, one region contains:
- a CDS encoding glycosyltransferase — protein sequence MILSHKKKKIALIGYRLSGGGSDKVMANLSIFFERNGFEVDIIIVLDEVSFPYSGKLVNLGLLKNESNGILNKIKRLQALRTYLNKNKFDFIIDFRFRTKIIQELILARFIYNTQTIFTVHSFLIDHYMPNNSWLTRLMYNHCLANVVITYEMKTLIENKHHLKNVFTIHNPLNLEEIKEKQNEEIDFDFNFIIAVGQYENGIKQFEQLIPSYAKSDLPQKQIHLVIVGNGDQPKLQKLILEYKIQDFLHLTGYQNNPFKYLRKAQFLVVSSKNEGFPNIILEALGSEIPVVSFDCDFGPRDMISSFENGILVENQNWEKLTEAMNLLATDEDLYQKCKQNTLQSVEPFLLDKIGKQWLNLVQKD from the coding sequence ATGATATTGTCTCACAAAAAAAAGAAAATTGCTTTAATAGGCTACCGTCTAAGCGGAGGTGGAAGTGATAAAGTAATGGCAAATTTGTCAATCTTTTTTGAGCGCAATGGATTTGAAGTGGATATTATTATTGTTTTAGACGAAGTCAGTTTTCCATATTCAGGGAAGCTTGTAAATCTTGGTCTCTTGAAAAATGAAAGTAACGGAATATTAAATAAAATTAAAAGGTTACAGGCTTTAAGAACCTATTTGAATAAAAATAAATTCGATTTTATAATCGATTTTCGTTTTAGGACAAAGATAATTCAGGAATTAATTTTGGCTCGATTTATTTACAATACCCAAACTATTTTTACGGTTCATAGTTTTTTGATTGATCACTATATGCCAAATAATTCGTGGTTAACACGATTGATGTATAACCACTGTCTGGCAAATGTTGTGATTACGTATGAAATGAAAACACTTATTGAAAATAAACATCATTTAAAAAATGTGTTTACAATTCATAATCCCCTAAATCTTGAAGAAATTAAGGAAAAACAAAACGAAGAAATTGATTTCGATTTTAATTTTATAATTGCAGTTGGGCAATATGAAAACGGAATTAAACAATTTGAGCAGCTCATTCCTAGTTATGCAAAATCTGATTTGCCTCAAAAACAAATTCATTTGGTAATTGTTGGAAATGGCGACCAGCCAAAACTTCAAAAACTTATTTTAGAATATAAAATTCAAGACTTTTTGCATCTTACGGGCTATCAAAATAATCCATTTAAATACTTGAGAAAGGCTCAGTTTTTAGTTGTAAGCAGTAAAAATGAAGGTTTTCCAAATATTATTTTAGAGGCATTAGGTTCTGAAATTCCTGTTGTTTCATTTGATTGCGATTTTGGCCCGAGAGATATGATTTCTTCCTTTGAAAATGGTATCTTAGTTGAAAATCAAAATTGGGAAAAGCTGACAGAAGCCATGAATTTATTAGCCACTGATGAAGATTTATATCAAAAATGCAAACAAAATACATTACAAAGCGTTGAGCCCTTTTTGCTTGATAAAATAGGGAAGCAATGGTTGAATTTAGTGCAGAAAGATTAG
- a CDS encoding oligosaccharide flippase family protein, whose protein sequence is MTSLFGGVQFFSIIISIIRTKLIAVFIGPAGMGIIALLNSTLGVLSSISGLGIETSAVKNISENFKNEDLKTVAKTIQIVKKIVFFTGILGMVLTFVFSKALSIITFGNADQTFSFAVLSITVLFKLLSSGQLAVLQGLRSFRFLAKANLYGNIFGLFFSIPLYYFFKIDAIVPTIIITSLSSVIFSFYYSNKIKIEKEKISNAVLLLEGKLIVKLGFMLTISSLLTLLSAYLVQIYVGKTGGLEQVGFYNAGFTLLNSYVGIIFTVMSTDYFPKLSAINTDNEKVRESVEQQAYVSVLIIMPIIVLFLALSPLIIKIIYTSKFYEIIPMINIGILGMLFRAVSWSMGFILIAKGDSKMFVKTAIGFNVLFLILNVLGYYFGGLEGLGISFTFYFFIHFIGLKLITQKRYGFYFGNQFYKIYLICIAICASAFLIQYIINPVLQFGLMILVILISVLFSISQIHKKINLREIITSFVKRKKDKNDSE, encoded by the coding sequence ATGACTTCTCTTTTTGGTGGAGTTCAGTTTTTTTCGATTATAATTTCGATTATCAGAACCAAATTAATTGCTGTTTTTATAGGCCCGGCCGGAATGGGAATAATTGCGTTGTTGAATTCGACTTTAGGTGTTTTAAGTAGTATTTCTGGTTTAGGAATTGAAACCAGTGCTGTAAAAAATATCTCTGAAAACTTTAAAAATGAAGATTTAAAAACGGTTGCCAAAACGATTCAAATTGTAAAAAAGATTGTTTTTTTTACTGGAATTTTAGGAATGGTTTTGACTTTTGTTTTTTCAAAAGCTTTGAGCATAATTACGTTTGGAAATGCGGATCAGACATTTTCTTTTGCAGTTCTTTCAATTACTGTTTTGTTTAAATTGTTAAGCTCTGGCCAGCTTGCGGTTTTACAAGGTTTACGATCTTTTCGTTTTCTAGCCAAAGCCAACTTATATGGAAACATTTTTGGACTTTTTTTTTCGATTCCCTTGTATTATTTTTTTAAAATAGATGCCATAGTTCCTACTATAATTATAACCTCTCTATCATCTGTAATTTTTTCTTTTTACTATTCAAATAAAATTAAAATTGAAAAAGAAAAAATATCAAATGCAGTACTTTTATTAGAAGGGAAATTGATTGTAAAACTCGGTTTTATGCTGACCATAAGTAGTCTTTTAACGCTTTTATCAGCTTATTTAGTTCAAATTTATGTGGGCAAAACAGGAGGACTGGAGCAGGTTGGTTTTTATAACGCGGGTTTTACATTGTTGAACTCTTATGTTGGAATCATTTTTACAGTGATGAGTACCGATTATTTTCCAAAGCTTTCGGCTATTAATACTGATAATGAAAAAGTTAGAGAAAGTGTTGAGCAGCAGGCTTATGTTTCTGTTTTAATTATAATGCCTATTATTGTTTTGTTTTTGGCACTAAGTCCATTGATTATAAAAATCATCTATACTTCAAAATTTTATGAAATAATACCAATGATAAACATTGGAATTTTAGGAATGCTTTTTCGAGCAGTTTCCTGGTCGATGGGATTTATTTTAATTGCAAAGGGCGATTCAAAAATGTTTGTCAAAACTGCTATTGGTTTTAATGTTTTGTTTTTGATACTAAATGTTCTAGGGTATTATTTTGGAGGTTTAGAAGGTTTGGGTATTAGTTTTACATTTTACTTTTTTATTCATTTTATTGGACTAAAACTCATTACCCAAAAGCGATACGGATTTTATTTTGGTAATCAGTTTTACAAAATATATTTAATTTGCATTGCGATTTGTGCTTCGGCATTCTTGATTCAATACATTATAAATCCAGTTTTGCAATTCGGATTAATGATTCTTGTAATTTTGATTTCAGTTCTCTTTAGCATCAGCCAAATTCATAAAAAAATAAATTTAAGGGAAATTATCACGTCATTTGTAAAGCGAAAAAAAGATAAAAATGATTCAGAATAG
- a CDS encoding glycosyltransferase family 2 protein — MLSILIPVYNYDVSKLVLELKHQADNLGIKHEILCQDDASKSTINTKNQEVNSFPYVSFFINEFNLGRGKNINSLAQKAKYDWLLILDCDTFPAQNNFIQNYVNALSKNINIIFGGIIYEEKKPPKEQLLRWIYGQKRETASLLSSNLLIRKDIFIEYPFDESITKYGYEDVIFFSSLKKNHFEILQIQNPTFHLNLETSEQFLSKTNTALENLVLLYNSNKISKTDSKIIKAFEVLKSLKLITFTRFVFNKNKERIERNLLSENPSLFYFDLYKLGYFCVLYSAR, encoded by the coding sequence ATGCTTTCTATTTTAATTCCGGTTTACAATTATGATGTTTCTAAACTTGTTTTAGAGCTTAAGCATCAGGCTGATAATTTAGGAATTAAACATGAAATTCTTTGTCAGGATGATGCTTCAAAATCTACAATAAACACTAAAAATCAAGAAGTTAATTCTTTTCCTTATGTTTCATTTTTTATAAATGAATTTAATTTAGGAAGAGGAAAAAACATTAATTCTTTAGCCCAAAAAGCAAAATACGACTGGTTGCTGATTTTAGATTGCGATACTTTTCCTGCACAAAATAATTTCATTCAAAACTATGTTAATGCACTTTCAAAAAATATAAATATCATTTTTGGAGGCATTATTTACGAAGAGAAAAAACCGCCAAAAGAACAGCTCTTGAGATGGATTTATGGACAAAAAAGAGAAACAGCTTCTCTTTTAAGCTCCAATTTATTAATTAGAAAAGACATTTTCATTGAATATCCTTTTGACGAATCGATTACTAAATATGGTTATGAAGATGTGATTTTCTTTTCTAGTTTAAAAAAGAATCATTTTGAAATCCTTCAAATACAAAATCCAACGTTTCATCTTAATTTAGAAACTTCAGAGCAATTTTTAAGCAAAACTAATACGGCTTTAGAAAATTTGGTTTTATTATATAATTCGAATAAAATCTCAAAAACGGATAGTAAAATTATCAAAGCTTTTGAAGTTCTTAAAAGTCTCAAATTAATAACTTTTACCAGATTTGTTTTCAATAAAAATAAAGAACGAATAGAACGAAATTTACTTTCTGAAAATCCTTCACTCTTTTATTTTGATCTTTATAAATTGGGATATTTTTGTGTTCTCTATTCGGCTAGATAA
- a CDS encoding GNAT family N-acetyltransferase, protein MTKFTIKRYKENDFSIWNNFVAQAKNATFLFHRDFMEYHKDRFEDFSLLIFEEDKLRAVLPANKKENTVFSHQGLTYGGLIYTAKLKVEKVESILDEILLFLKENHIKTFYYKPIPNFYLLEGNTAIDFFLLKRGAVLERKEMNLAVNLAAPLQISKSKLKHFRRIENLDLDIIEEEDFDLFWEKILNPRLLEKFNTKPVHSKEEMTLLKAKFPQNIRQYSAYRNDEIIAGITIFETKNVVKSQYGATSKIGEEFRALDFLFINLIHKYKRKGKHFFDMGIVNSDTEDYNAGLLKQKEELGCTVYSQDFYKIEIK, encoded by the coding sequence ATGACAAAGTTTACCATAAAAAGATACAAAGAGAATGATTTTTCTATCTGGAACAACTTTGTTGCTCAAGCCAAAAATGCTACGTTTTTATTTCATCGCGATTTTATGGAATATCATAAAGATCGATTTGAAGATTTTTCACTTTTAATTTTTGAAGAAGATAAATTACGCGCTGTTCTTCCTGCCAATAAAAAAGAAAATACAGTTTTTTCACATCAAGGATTAACTTATGGAGGATTAATCTATACTGCCAAATTGAAAGTTGAAAAAGTAGAATCCATTTTAGATGAAATTTTGCTTTTTTTGAAGGAGAATCATATAAAGACTTTTTATTATAAACCAATTCCAAATTTTTATTTGTTGGAAGGAAATACAGCAATAGATTTTTTTTTATTGAAAAGGGGAGCAGTTTTAGAACGAAAAGAAATGAATTTAGCGGTTAATCTAGCTGCGCCCTTACAGATTTCAAAAAGTAAATTGAAACACTTTAGAAGAATTGAAAATCTTGATTTGGATATAATTGAAGAAGAAGATTTTGATTTATTTTGGGAAAAAATTTTAAATCCGAGATTACTGGAAAAATTCAATACGAAACCGGTGCATTCTAAAGAAGAAATGACGCTTTTAAAAGCTAAATTTCCTCAAAATATAAGACAGTATTCTGCATACAGAAATGATGAAATTATAGCAGGAATAACGATTTTCGAAACAAAAAATGTAGTGAAATCACAATATGGAGCCACTTCAAAAATCGGAGAAGAATTTAGAGCACTCGATTTTTTATTCATCAACCTGATTCATAAATACAAACGAAAAGGAAAACATTTTTTTGACATGGGAATTGTAAATTCAGATACCGAAGATTATAATGCGGGTCTTTTAAAACAAAAGGAAGAACTGGGTTGTACGGTTTACAGTCAGGATTTTTATAAAATTGAAATAAAGTGA
- a CDS encoding DegT/DnrJ/EryC1/StrS family aminotransferase, with amino-acid sequence MIPFLDLKKINKPYETAFREKLELVLNNGWYILGQEVENFEEAFAQYCNSKYCIGVGNGFDALVLIFKGYIELGKLKKGDEVIVPANTYIASILAILQADLVPVLVEPRLETYNINPDLIEEKITSKTKAILAVHLYGQLAEMEKINEIAAKHNLIVVQDCAQSHGIINNKQLTINNLKSASAYSFYPGKNLGCLGDGGAISTNDAELAKVLLSLRNYGSEKKYHNEFIGVNSRLDELQAGFLNLKLPNLDADNEKRRNIAKRYLTEIRNDKIELPFWDFSNNHVFHLFVIRTQNREKLQEYLAQHNIQTVIHYPIPPHKQKAFSEWNDLSFPITEKIHKEVLSLPISPVLMEQEVDFIIEILNQY; translated from the coding sequence GTGATACCATTTTTAGATCTTAAAAAAATAAACAAACCGTATGAAACTGCTTTTCGGGAAAAACTGGAATTGGTTTTAAATAATGGCTGGTATATTTTAGGACAAGAAGTGGAAAATTTTGAAGAAGCATTTGCCCAATATTGTAATTCTAAATATTGTATTGGAGTTGGAAATGGTTTCGATGCTTTAGTTTTAATTTTTAAAGGCTACATCGAACTCGGAAAACTAAAAAAAGGAGACGAAGTTATCGTTCCAGCCAATACATATATTGCAAGTATTTTAGCCATTCTACAGGCTGATTTAGTTCCTGTTTTGGTCGAGCCAAGATTAGAAACCTACAATATAAATCCTGATTTGATTGAGGAAAAAATCACGTCAAAAACAAAAGCAATTTTAGCAGTTCATTTATACGGACAATTGGCTGAAATGGAAAAAATAAATGAAATTGCAGCAAAACATAATTTAATTGTAGTGCAAGATTGCGCACAGTCTCACGGAATAATTAACAATAAACAATTAACAATAAACAATTTAAAAAGTGCTTCTGCATACAGTTTTTATCCTGGAAAAAATCTTGGTTGTTTAGGCGATGGCGGAGCGATTAGCACAAATGATGCGGAACTGGCAAAAGTGCTGTTATCTCTTCGGAATTATGGTTCTGAGAAAAAGTATCACAATGAATTTATTGGCGTAAATTCTAGATTAGACGAATTGCAGGCTGGATTTTTAAACTTAAAATTACCAAATTTAGATGCTGATAACGAAAAGAGAAGAAACATTGCCAAACGCTATTTAACCGAAATTAGAAACGACAAAATAGAATTGCCTTTTTGGGATTTTTCAAATAATCACGTTTTTCATTTGTTTGTCATCCGAACACAAAACAGAGAAAAACTACAGGAATATTTAGCACAACACAATATTCAAACGGTTATTCATTATCCAATTCCGCCGCACAAACAAAAAGCTTTTTCGGAATGGAATGATTTATCATTTCCTATTACCGAAAAGATTCATAAAGAAGTTTTAAGTTTACCGATTAGTCCTGTTTTAATGGAGCAGGAAGTCGATTTTATTATCGAAATTTTAAATCAATATTAA
- a CDS encoding acyltransferase yields MIQNSYRKCRSFYHKFRFYYAVNWTKTLYFNFKKLPFQTAKKLPIFFYGKVKFSSLEGQIQIDGQIQKGMIGFGQPYELNKAHKGTAEVTILGKLIFKGKFQFGKDCFVFIGENAVCQLGNMASLASSGKIICTEKIVLGDYARFGSECQIIDTNFHDLIDKQTGEKLPKSAPIYIGNYNFMSNRVSILKGTKTPDFCTIASNSLGTKDYTLLGENILIGGVPAKLIRNNVSRDWQGEKELLDDFLTI; encoded by the coding sequence ATGATTCAGAATAGTTATAGAAAATGCCGTTCATTTTATCATAAATTCAGATTTTACTACGCAGTAAACTGGACAAAAACATTATATTTTAATTTTAAGAAACTGCCTTTTCAAACTGCAAAGAAACTACCGATTTTCTTTTACGGAAAAGTAAAATTTAGTTCTTTAGAAGGACAAATTCAAATTGATGGACAAATTCAAAAAGGAATGATTGGTTTTGGTCAGCCTTATGAATTGAATAAGGCACACAAAGGAACTGCCGAAGTTACTATTTTGGGTAAGTTAATTTTTAAAGGAAAATTCCAATTTGGTAAAGATTGCTTTGTTTTCATTGGCGAAAATGCTGTATGCCAATTGGGAAACATGGCTTCATTAGCCTCAAGCGGCAAAATAATTTGCACTGAAAAAATTGTTTTAGGAGATTATGCCCGTTTTGGATCAGAATGCCAGATTATCGATACTAATTTTCATGATTTGATAGACAAGCAAACTGGAGAAAAATTACCCAAATCAGCTCCAATTTATATCGGAAATTATAATTTTATGAGCAACAGAGTTTCTATTCTAAAAGGAACTAAAACACCCGATTTTTGCACTATTGCTTCTAATAGTTTAGGAACAAAAGATTATACTTTGCTTGGTGAAAATATTCTAATAGGCGGCGTTCCTGCTAAATTGATCAGAAATAATGTTTCTAGAGACTGGCAGGGAGAAAAAGAACTATTAGATGATTTTCTAACGATTTAA
- a CDS encoding glycosyltransferase family 2 protein has protein sequence MQDKSLVTIICLCYNHENFVTASLMSAVNQDYSFIEVIIVDDFSTDNSRQVIKNWLINYPQIQFIENETNLGSTKSFNKALKLAKGQYIIDLACDDILLPNCISLQLKAFQESQFKNLGVVYGNAELITEEGQHDSYYFAVNESKKTIEKRQTEDIYLSVISGGNSICSVSSMVKKSVFDDLQGYDENLAYEDLDFWIRASRKYNFDFIDEILIQKRTSSNSLGTHFHLKNDERSKKINYSTYLIIKKAIHLNRTKEEHKAILKRMHFELILAFKTSNFKLVFKYILLELKQRIKILYK, from the coding sequence ATGCAGGATAAATCATTGGTCACCATTATTTGCTTGTGCTACAATCATGAAAATTTTGTCACAGCCTCTTTAATGTCTGCTGTAAATCAGGATTATTCTTTTATAGAAGTTATTATTGTGGATGATTTTAGTACAGATAATTCTAGGCAAGTCATAAAAAATTGGCTGATTAATTATCCGCAGATTCAGTTTATTGAAAACGAAACTAATCTAGGAAGTACCAAATCGTTTAACAAAGCCCTGAAACTGGCTAAAGGGCAATATATTATCGATTTAGCCTGTGATGATATTTTACTGCCAAATTGCATTTCATTACAGTTAAAAGCTTTTCAGGAAAGCCAGTTTAAAAATCTTGGCGTCGTTTATGGAAATGCCGAATTGATTACTGAAGAAGGTCAGCATGATTCTTACTATTTTGCTGTAAACGAATCAAAAAAAACAATCGAAAAACGCCAAACGGAAGATATTTATTTAAGTGTGATTTCTGGCGGAAACAGCATCTGCTCCGTTTCTTCGATGGTAAAAAAATCTGTTTTCGATGATTTACAAGGTTATGATGAAAACCTTGCTTATGAAGATCTTGATTTCTGGATTCGTGCTTCGCGAAAATATAATTTCGATTTTATTGATGAAATTCTAATTCAGAAAAGAACATCTTCAAATTCTCTTGGAACTCATTTTCATCTTAAAAACGACGAAAGATCAAAAAAAATAAATTACTCGACTTATTTGATTATCAAAAAAGCAATTCACTTAAATAGAACGAAAGAAGAACATAAAGCGATTCTAAAACGCATGCATTTTGAGTTGATCCTGGCTTTTAAAACATCTAATTTTAAATTGGTTTTTAAGTATATTTTATTAGAACTTAAACAGCGAATTAAAATACTTTATAAATAA
- a CDS encoding cell division ATP-binding protein FtsE: MSETVLSLKEVTIYQEGRKIISHINLDVNHGEFIYIIGKTGSGKSSFLKTLYADLPLVEGEGHIVEFDLATLKEKDIPYLRRKIGIVFQDFKLLPDRSIKDNMLFVLKATGWTEKEAMEYKIDEVLDKVGMINFLNKMPHQLSGGEQQRVAIARALLNDPEFILADEPTGNLDPQTSSEVLEVLKNINANGKTIIMATHDYALLMKFPSKTLKCEDERIFEVVQRSV; the protein is encoded by the coding sequence ATGTCAGAAACCGTACTATCTCTCAAAGAAGTCACTATATATCAAGAAGGAAGAAAAATTATCTCTCACATTAATTTGGATGTTAACCACGGTGAATTTATCTACATCATCGGTAAAACAGGTTCTGGAAAAAGTAGTTTTTTAAAAACTCTATATGCTGATTTACCGTTAGTTGAAGGAGAAGGACATATTGTAGAATTTGATTTGGCTACTTTAAAAGAAAAAGATATTCCGTACTTGAGACGTAAAATTGGAATTGTATTTCAGGACTTCAAACTGCTTCCAGACCGTTCTATTAAAGACAATATGCTTTTTGTTCTAAAAGCAACTGGATGGACAGAAAAAGAAGCAATGGAATACAAAATTGATGAAGTTTTGGACAAAGTTGGAATGATTAATTTCCTAAACAAAATGCCTCATCAGCTTTCTGGTGGTGAACAGCAGCGTGTTGCTATTGCAAGAGCTTTGTTGAATGATCCTGAATTTATATTGGCAGACGAACCAACAGGAAACCTTGATCCACAGACAAGTTCTGAGGTTTTAGAAGTATTAAAAAACATCAATGCCAACGGAAAAACCATAATCATGGCAACGCACGATTATGCTTTATTGATGAAATTCCCTTCTAAAACTCTGAAATGCGAAGATGAAAGAATCTTCGAAGTGGTGCAAAGAAGCGTGTAA
- a CDS encoding sugar 3,4-ketoisomerase translates to MVEFSAERLDMTTIQDIELLKIPVVEDLSGNLAFIQSGVLPFEFKRVYYLFDVPSSAFRGGHSHIEQHEVLIALSGSFEVTVNDGKNKKSFLLNKPNVGLHLPKGIWRELENFSSGAICLVLASDLFEETDYIRDYETFLNSKK, encoded by the coding sequence ATGGTTGAATTTAGTGCAGAAAGATTAGATATGACAACTATTCAAGATATAGAATTACTTAAAATTCCAGTTGTGGAAGACTTGAGCGGCAATTTGGCCTTTATTCAAAGCGGTGTTTTGCCATTTGAATTCAAAAGGGTTTACTATCTTTTTGATGTTCCCAGCAGTGCTTTTCGTGGCGGACATTCGCATATAGAACAGCATGAAGTTTTGATTGCTTTAAGTGGCAGTTTTGAAGTTACAGTAAATGACGGAAAAAACAAAAAGAGTTTTCTTTTGAACAAGCCAAATGTTGGCCTTCATTTGCCAAAAGGAATCTGGAGAGAATTAGAAAATTTTTCTTCAGGTGCAATCTGTTTGGTTTTAGCTTCAGATCTTTTTGAAGAAACCGATTATATTCGGGATTATGAAACTTTTTTGAATTCTAAAAAATGA
- a CDS encoding glycosyltransferase family 4 protein has translation MKLLYIVPKIKSAGGVARVLSIKANYFIEQFNYEVHILSQNEEENLTFYSFNPKIVFHNIALNGNAFQFLKAYKKQLNQKIREIDPDVILIADNGLKAFVFPFLVKTKKPIVFESHGSKFIEEEKQKQDFFSKSIQKIKYKFKDFGARKFTKIVALSEENKKEWNVKNAVVIPNPSWIKTKIVSDLKNKKVIAVARFSFEKGLIRLLLIWREIYKKHPDWILEIYTDESEALSRIVSDFRLKEAVLVFPFVKNIEEKYLGASIYAMTSRSEGFPMVLLEAMALGLPCIAFDCPTGPRAIIKNNTNGFLIPDNDDVLFVEKLSALIENENLRLEFGKNAKQTSEYYAEEKIMEQWKNFLENV, from the coding sequence ATGAAACTCCTTTACATTGTTCCAAAAATAAAAAGTGCGGGAGGTGTTGCCCGAGTTTTGTCAATTAAGGCGAATTATTTTATTGAACAGTTTAATTATGAAGTACATATTTTATCTCAAAACGAAGAAGAAAACCTAACTTTTTACAGCTTTAATCCTAAAATTGTTTTTCATAATATTGCTTTAAACGGAAATGCTTTTCAGTTTTTAAAAGCATATAAAAAACAGCTTAACCAAAAAATAAGAGAAATTGATCCAGATGTAATTTTGATCGCTGACAACGGATTAAAAGCATTTGTTTTTCCGTTTTTAGTTAAAACCAAAAAGCCAATTGTATTTGAAAGCCATGGTTCTAAATTTATTGAAGAAGAAAAACAAAAACAGGATTTTTTTTCAAAATCAATCCAGAAAATAAAATATAAATTTAAAGATTTTGGAGCTCGGAAATTCACAAAAATAGTCGCTCTTTCGGAAGAAAATAAGAAAGAATGGAATGTGAAAAATGCAGTTGTGATTCCAAATCCTTCATGGATTAAAACTAAAATAGTTTCAGATTTAAAAAATAAGAAAGTCATTGCTGTAGCAAGATTTTCATTTGAAAAAGGTTTGATTCGATTGTTGTTAATTTGGAGAGAAATCTATAAAAAACACCCAGATTGGATTTTAGAAATCTATACTGATGAGTCAGAAGCTTTAAGCAGAATTGTTTCAGATTTTAGATTGAAAGAAGCAGTTTTGGTTTTTCCTTTTGTGAAAAATATCGAAGAAAAATATTTAGGAGCATCAATTTATGCCATGACTTCAAGATCAGAAGGTTTTCCTATGGTTTTGCTGGAAGCGATGGCTTTAGGTTTGCCTTGTATTGCTTTCGATTGTCCAACGGGGCCAAGAGCTATAATTAAAAATAACACGAATGGATTTCTGATTCCAGATAATGATGATGTATTGTTTGTTGAGAAACTTTCTGCTTTAATTGAAAATGAAAATTTAAGATTAGAGTTTGGAAAAAATGCTAAACAAACTTCTGAATATTATGCTGAAGAAAAAATAATGGAACAGTGGAAAAATTTTCTTGAAAATGTTTAG